The following proteins come from a genomic window of Malus sylvestris chromosome 4, drMalSylv7.2, whole genome shotgun sequence:
- the LOC126620093 gene encoding allene oxide cyclase, chloroplastic-like, translating into MASLTSSLTFVPSVKLANPKLGSCAHHSPTNYSKSLKLQNPLDIKLHTSYSHLNNFSVPKTFSFTCKTQASPSADTDQRPASEVPHVLHVYELNELDRGSPAYLRLSGKEVHSLGDVVPFTNKLYTGDLQKRIGITTGITLLIQHYPEKINSGDRYEGIYSFNFGDYGHISVQGAYLTYEDSYLAVTGGSGIFEGVYGQVKLQQLVYPFKIFYTFYLKGIKNLPEELLGKHVEPNPEVEGSPAAKALEPHATIAGFTN; encoded by the coding sequence ATGGCTTCTTTAACCTCTTCGCTCACTTTCGTTCCCTCTGTGAAACTTGCAAACCCTAAGCTAGGCTCGTGTGCTCATCATTCACCTACCAATTATTCTAAGTCATTGAAGCTTCAAAACCCACTTGATATAAAACTCCACACTTCCTACTCACATTTGAACAACTTCTCCGTGCCAAAAACGTTCTCGTTCACTTGCAAAACCCAAGCGAGCCCATCAGCCGACACTGATCAAAGACCTGCCTCCGAAGTTCCACACGTGCTTCATGTGTACGAGCTCAATGAGCTAGACCGTGGCAGCCCGGCCTACCTAAGATTGAGCGGGAAAGAAGTCCACAGCCTTGGCGATGTTGTCCCTTTCACGAACAAATTGTACACCGGGGACTTACAAAAACGCATTGGAATCACAACGGGGATAACCCTATTGATCCAACACTATCCGGAGAAGATCAATAGTGGAGATCGATACGAGGGTATCTATAGCTTCAACTTTGGAGACTATGGTCACATTTCTGTGCAGGGAGCTTATTTAACTTATGAGGATTCGTATTTGGCGGTGACAGGAGGGTCTGGAATTTTCGAAGGTGTGTATGGTCAAGTGAAGTTGCAGCAGCTTGTGTACCCTTTTAAAATTTTCTACACATTCTATCTCAAGGGTATAAAGAATTTACCTGAAGAGCTTCTTGGGAAGCATGTGGAGCCTAACCCTGAGGTGGAGGGCAGTCCAGCTGCCAAGGCTCTTGAGCCTCATGCCACCATTGCTGGTTTTACTAATTGA
- the LOC126620094 gene encoding receptor-like protein 6, whose protein sequence is MKTLQSFVLLFFFTICHNVTTGVYSQCLKDQQLSLLHLKKNLTFIYDDADSMFVSWDSSTDCCSWVGVTCSSNGRVVGLDISSQYISGGIDSSSSLFNLQHLQSLNLADNFFVEGSRIPSAIGKLTNLRYLNLSNYHVKIPVEISHLTRLEVLDISQSYILSSEQLEIPKFSILFQNLTELTELYLDRIDVSAEGSHWCQVISSSLPNLRVLSLYRTNLSGPIDQSLAKLQSLSVLKLDRNNICAPVPGFFANFSKLTTLSLRDCGLNGTFPKQIFQVPTLQTLDLSLNLELHGSLPEFPKNGSLRSLILRQTRFSGLLHDSIGNLNMLSTLDIHGCNFTGSIPKSIGNLTKLAYLSLSSNMFNGPISSIHWENLIHLVHLYLYDNQLVGSIPSSLFSLPLLPGLALSHNNLSGQLPEFFNVSSSLISNIDLSFNYLEGPVPVSIFNFRGLQRLFLSSNNFSAFPFNGSQQLPKLMTIDLSHNNLSGQLPEFFNVSSSLISYIDLSFNYLEGPVPVSIFNFRGLQKLFLSSNNFSAFPFNGPYQLPNLLMIDLSHNSLLVLYNGSNSSYSSFPQLTSFSLVSNKLRTFPGFLRNQAYLRKLDLSENQIQGQLPNWIWKLDSLDYLNVSYNALESLEGPFINSTSQVSVLDLHSNQLKGPISIVPYAEYLDYSNNHFSSSIPVSICNASRLRALDLSSNSLSGEIPRCLAAMSTLMTLNVRKNNITGMISNLEFPESCESLEALDLSQNQIEGQFPKSLARCTSLIFLNLAENQITDTFPCLLKNISTLIVLALRSNNFYGGIGCPVVKTNATWPVLQILDLAYNNFNGEVPGFSLTTWQAMKDNTDIGFLSTVNVSSRSSCYSLSSTEEIICNTVVFSYEPTITITSKGLKMDLAKILSVLTLIDFSCNNFSGAIPKEMGALKSLYFLNLSSNAFTGEIPPSFGNMRQLESLDLSQNKLSGQIPQQLAKLNFLEFLNLSNNQLVGKIPAGTQISTFPRDSFTGNKGLWGPPLMVDSKARLSPPPTLNGSHPNSTDEIDWDLISVEIGFVFGFAVAVGSLMFFKRWSKWYYRSTYKILVRIFPQLEERIGPHRRHVHINQRWRG, encoded by the coding sequence atgaaaactttACAATCTTTTGTCCTCCTATTCTTCTTCACTATCTGTCATAATGTCACAACTGGAGTCTACAGCCAGTGTCTCAAAGACCAGCAACTGTCATTGCTCCATTTGAAGAAAAACCTCACGTTTATTTATGATGATGCTGATTCCATGTTTGTATCGTGGGATTCAAGTACAGACTGTTGTTCTTGGGTCGGTGTTACTTGCAGTAGCAACGGGCGTGTTGTTGGTCTTGACATTAGCAGCCAATACATCTCGGGTGGCATTGACAGCTCGAGCAGTCTCTTCAATCTTCAGCATCTTCAAAGCCTCAACTTGGCAGATAACTTTTTTGTCGAAGGCTCTCGCATACCATCTGCAATTGGAAAGCTGACAAACTTGAGGTATctaaatttatcaaattatcatGTGAAAATTCCCGTTGAGATTTCACACTTGACAAGGTTGGAGGTCCTTGATATTTCTCAAAGTTATATCTTGAGCAGCGAGCAGCTTGAAATCCCGAAGTTCAGCATACTCTTTCAGAACCTCACGGAGCTTACAGAGCTTTATCTTGACCGTATAGACGTATCAGCAGAGGGGAGTCACTGGTGCCAAGTGATATCATCTTCACTGCCAAACCTAAGGGTGTTGAGCTTGTATAGAACTAATCTTTCAGGTCCTATTGATCAATCCCTCGCTAAACTTCAGTCTTTATCTGTGTTGAAATTGGACAGAAACAATATCTGTGCTCCGGTTCCAGGATTCTTTGCCAATTTTTCAAAGTTGACTACCTTGAGTCTACGTGATTGTGGGTTAAATGGAACATTTCCGAAGCAGATCTTTCAGGTACCTACTCTACAAACTCTTGACCTCTCCCTTAATCTGGAACTTCATGGTTCCTTGCCAGAATTTCCCAAGAATGGATCTCTTCGATCCTTGATTTTAAGGCAGACAAGGTTTTCAGGGTTATTGCACGACTCTATTGGCAACCTCAACATGTTGTCCACACTAGACATTCACGGATGCAATTTCACTGGATCAATCCCAAAGTCAATCGGAAACCTAACGAAATTGGCTTATTTGTCCTTGTCATCAAACATGTTTAATGGTCCAATTAGTTCTATTCACTGGGAAAACCTCATTCATCTGGTACATCTCTATTTGTACGACAATCAACTGGTGGGGAGCATTCCGTCGTCTCTGTTTTCTCTTCCCTTGTTGCCGGGCTTGGCACTTTCCCATAATAATCTCTCTGGGCAACTCCCTGAATTTTTTAACGTCTCTTCTAGTTTAATTTCTAACATTGATTTGAGTTTCAACTATTTGGAAGGGCCAGTTCCCGTGTCTATCTTTAATTTTCGAGGGCTTCAGCGGctctttctttcttcaaacAATTTCAGTGCCTTTCCTTTTAACGGTTCTCAGCAGCTGCCAAAGCTGATGACGATTGATCTTTCGCATAATAATCTCTCTGGGCAACTCCCTGAATTTTTTAACGTCTCTTCTAGTTTAATTTCTTACATTGATTTGAGTTTCAACTATTTGGAAGGGCCAGTTCCCGTGTCTATCTTTAATTTTCGAGGGCTTCAGAAGctctttctttcttcaaacAATTTCAGTGCCTTTCCTTTTAATGGTCCTTACCAGCTGCCAAATCTGTTGATGATTGATCTTTCGCACAATAGCTTGCTGGTTTTATACAATGGCAGCAATTCCTCGTACTCTTCATTTCCTCAACTTACTAGTTTCAGTTTAGTTTCCAACAAGTTGAGAACATTCCCGGGTTTCTTGAGAAATCAAGCCTATTTAAGAAAGTTGGACCTTTCTGAAAACCAAATTCAAGGCCAGCTACCCAATTGGATATGGAAGCTCGATTCTCTTGATTACCTAAATGTTTCTTATAATGCCTTGGAAAGTCTCGAAGGTCCTTTCATCAACTCCACATCTCAGGTGTCTGTGCTTGACCTTCATTCAAACCAGCTTAAAGGGCCAATTTCAATTGTCCCATATGCCGAATATCTGGATTACTCAAACAATCATTTCAGTTCTAGTATTCCAGTATCAATATGCAATGCAAGTCGTCTTCGCGCTCTTGATTTGTCCAGTAATTCTCTGAGCGGTGAGATTCCTCGGTGCTTGGCTGCAATGAGCACACTCATGACACTTAACGTCAGGAAAAACAACATTACTGGAATGATTTCTAATCTTGAATTTCCTGAGAGCTGTGAGTCATTAGAAGCTCTAGACCTCAGCCAAAATCAGATTGAAGGTCAATTTCCAAAGTCTCTAGCCAGGTGCAcaagtttaatatttttaaacctTGCAGAGAATCAGATAACAGACACCTTCCCATGCTTGTTGAAGAACATCTCCACCTTGATCGTTCTTGCTTTGCGGTCCAACAATTTCTATGGAGGCATTGGATGTCCAGTAGTGAAGACCAATGCCACCTGGCCGGTTCTTCAAATCCTAGACTTAGCTTACAACAATTTCAATGGTGAAGTACCAGGATTCTCTTTGACAACATGGCAAGCAATGAAGGATAACACAGATATTGGTTTCTTGTCGACAGTCAATGTTTCTAGCCGTTCCTCTTGTTACAGTTTGAGTTCTACTGAAGAAATCATTTGTAACACAGTTGTATTTTCGTATGAGCCTACTATAACGATTACAAGCAAAGGTTTAAAGATGGATCTGGCAAAGATTCTATCCGTCTTGACCTTGATTGACTTCTCATGCAACAATTTCAGTGGGGCAATTCCCAAGGAAATGGGAGCTTTGAAATCTTTATATTTTCTCAACTTGTCAAGTAACGCTTTCACAGGTGAAATCCCACCATCATTTGGTAACATGCGACAACTCGAGTCCTTGGACTTGTCTCAGAACAAGTTGAGCGGGCAAATCCCACAACAGCTGGCAAAGCTTAATTTCCTTGAATTCCTGAATCTCTCGAATAATCAACTTGTCGGCAAGATCCCAGCTGGTACTCAAATTTCAACATTTCCAAGAGACTCATTTACAGGGAATAAAGGATTATGGGGGCCTCCGCTGATGGTGGATAGTAAAGCAAGATTGTCACCACCACCAACATTAAATGGAAGCCATCCAAATTCTACAGATGAGATTGATTGGGATCTTATTAGCGTCGAAATTGGATTTGTATTTGGCTTTGCAGTTGCTGTTGGGTCGCTTATGTTCTTCAAGAGATGGAGTAAATGGTATTACAGGTCTACGTATAAAATCCTTGTGAGGATATTCCCTCAGCTTGAAGAAAGAATTGGTCCTCATCGAAGACATGTTCACATAAATCAAAGGTGGAGAGGTTGA